The window CTAAGCAAGAGGATGACATTGCCCTTGCTACAATTCAACTAAATCTCTCTCCTCGTTTCACATCCCGATCTAAATTCTTCTCTCTCTCTCTCTCTCTCTCTCTCTCTCTCTCTCTCTCTCTCTCTCTCTCTCTCTCTCTCTCTCTCTCTCTCTCTCTCTCTCTCTCTCTCTCTCTCTCTCTCTCTCTCATTGTCGGCGATGTCTATCAACGATGCGGACGACTATCACCGATCAGATCTGGACTCCTAGGATTCGTTTTCAAGAGCTAATCTGGGTGTGCGACGTCGCTCCTCGCCACGGTTCTAGAATCCGGCTTTGATAGGATCCGATTGAGAGAAGGGAGACGAAACGAGCTTATGGTCTGAGGTGCTAGTGGTCCAACTCAATCTGCGGGCTACTGGACATTTTCACCGTCGTTTAGGGTTTTAGTCATCACGTGTTTGTCGACGAGAGGAGCTTGAACGACATCGCAGGAGCTAATCCCTTGTGAGATCTGGCCTCGCAATCATTTTGGAGTCCGAGCGTCGACCAGTACTGGCCTTGCCGGCGGGAAGAGCCGATGGAGACTCTTTCATCTACTGTCCCACCCTTCCATCGATGTCAGAGAAGAAATCAGTCGGAAAATCCAGAATTTGTAAGTTGTAGAGATTTCGGTCAAGTTCTTCAAGGGGTAATAAAGTTTTACTATGGGTAATAAATTTAGGGAAGTTTATTGCCCCCCAGTAAAATCTCAGTTGAGGTTTTTTTGGCCCCCAGCAAAACATTTTTCATTATTACTCCCCCTTAATAAGTTTTTATTAACCTCAATAGAAGTTTATTGCCCCCAATAAAATCTCAGTATAAGTTCATTGCCCCCTAACAAAACATCTTTCATCATTACTACCCCTCAATAAGTTTTTATTAACCTCAATAGAAGTTTATTGCTCCCAATAAAATCTCAGTAGAAGTTTATTTCTCCCCAACAAAACATTGTTCATCATTACTACCCCTCAATAAGTTTTTATTAACATCAATAGTAGTTTATTGCCCCTAGTAAAATCTCAGTTGAAGTTTATTGCCCCCCAGTAAAATATTTTTCGTCATTACTGCCCTCAATTAAACTTCAGCAATGGTGCGGTATGCTTCCGGTAAGGTCTAGTAGATTCCGGTGACATTTTTATAAATAAAAAAAAATCCAGCGAGATTCCCACGATCAGCGAGATTCCAGTCACCATTGACCGGAGTTCGGTGAGGTTTCGGCCCAATCTTCTCTCTCTTCCATTTTCTCTCTTTATGCATGTTTAAAGGATGATGGCAAAATAGTTCTAAAATAATATTATTTGTTAAGACTTTAAGTAAAAATTTGTTTATTTGGACATAAAAGAAGCTACCTTATATTCAAATGGGCTCATGAAAAAGATTGTCATTGAAATGAGCAATGAGGGGCTAAAATTAGTACTAAATGAGCATTTTCTAAAAAAAATGACACCAAATAGAAGCAGCTCGGAGCTGCTGGCCTTAACGGATATTCTTTCCCAGAATTTTATCACAAAGATAATAAAGTGGTTTGCTCCATGTTTTCTACAATGCACAAGTAAATAAAACGCCCCATAACTTCACATGCAATATGCAACCCTAAGTTTAAAAGTAACAAAATCTGTAATGCTATAAACGTGAACTCTGTATCCGGATCCTTATATAAACCATGCAACAGAGTAATCGGCCCCCAACAACAAAAGCTAAAGCACAAAGAGCTAGCTAGAGGTATGGAAATGCTCAATCTTCGTTTCATAGCTTTAGCTGCTGTTGCTGTGTTTGGAATTCTATTCACTAGTGAACTTGATGTGGTTCTGGGGCAAGCCGCTTGTCAAGGTGACATGCAGGGTCTGATAACGCAATGTGAACCTTATGTTATGAAGGGCAGTTTGTTGCCGCCAACGGGATCTGAAGGATGCTGCGCTGCGATAAAAACGTTAGACATTCCATGCGCGTGCCAGCACGTGACCAAGGTGGTCGAGACGGTGGTTGACATGGGCAAGGTGGTTAAGGTCGTCAGGTCCTGCGGTATCCCTGTTCCTGAAGGAATGAAGTGTGGAAGTAAGATCCCAAATTAACCTCTTTCTCATAGCTATAATATACACAACGGATCTAGTGCCTAATTTGACATATTTATAGTTGATAATGGCTCTCATAAGTTTGGTTATTCACTGCAGGTTATACAGTTCCACCGGGAAGTCGTTAGTGATCGTATGTGTATCAAAGTTAAACAGAGTGCTAGTTGAAATAAAGACACAGATGTTCCTGTCGAAAAATGTAATCTGAAAAAGTTTATATAAAATCTATGGATTAATCCAATATTTACTATGTTAATTAGTGATTGATTCGTGATAGCTAGCTAGGTTGTGCACTTGTGCATGATGCAAACGAATTCTCCGTAATCATTACAGTACACTTTTGAAAACTGTGAAAAGGGTGGTGTTGAAGGGTACTTGAGAGTTAGCTAGAGTGAGAAAACTTGCATTTCTTTCTGTAGGGACCCCTTCTAGTGAGGACCCTTAAGATCAGGACTTGGTGATAACTTTTCAGTTTATGGTTTAAAAGACCCAATTTTCGATCACATTTTGACATCTTATCCGTTCAGTTTTTAGGTTTATATGAGTAGATTATTTCTACAAATTTTCACCCAAATTGATGTTCGTTAAGATAACAAACAGTAGAAAATAAGGATTCAATATGGTTTGATATGCTTCAATGTATTATTCTTCTCCATATAGGAGGTTTATATAGAGATACAATTGTAGTGTTAATAGGAAAATATTTCCTACACCTATACATAATATTCAACCTACACATACAAGGAAAGTAAATATATTTAATATATTCTACACTCCCCCTCAAGTTGGTGCATAGATATCGATCATGCCCAACTTGCCAACCGAGTTGTCAAACACTTTCCTTGACACTCCTTTTATGAGAACATCTGCTAATTGATCTTCCGTATACACGAAAGAGAAACGAATGATTTTCCTGTCCAAGTTTTCCTTAATGAAATGTCGATCTACCTCCACATGTTTTGTCCGGTCATGTTGAACAGGATTATGAGCAATTTCAATAGCAGACGTGCTGTCACAATGCAAGTCCATGGTTTCTGAGTTGAACCATTCTTTCAATACATTACGAATCCATAGCATCTCACAACTCCATGTGCCATACCTNNNNNNNNNNNNNNNNNNNNNNNNNNNNNNNNNNNNNNNNNNNNNNNNNNNNNNNNNNNNNNNNNNNNNNNNNNNNNNNNNNNNNNNNNNNNNNNNNNNNNNNNNNNNNNNNNNNNNNNNNNNNNNNNNNNNNNNNNNNNNNNNNNNNNNNNNNNNNNNNNNNNNNNNNNNNNNNNNNNNNNNNNNNNNNNNNNNNNNNNNNNNNNNNNNNNNNNNNNNNNNNNNNNNNNNNNNNNNNNNNNNNNNNNNNNNNNNNNNNNNNNNNNNNNNNNNNNNNNNNNNNNNNNNNNNNNNNNNNNNNNNNNNNNNNNNNNNNNNNNNNNNNNNNNNNNNNNNNNNNNNNNNN of the Fragaria vesca subsp. vesca linkage group LG6, FraVesHawaii_1.0, whole genome shotgun sequence genome contains:
- the LOC101294188 gene encoding uncharacterized protein LOC101294188 — encoded protein: MEMLNLRFIALAAVAVFGILFTSELDVVLGQAACQGDMQGLITQCEPYVMKGSLLPPTGSEGCCAAIKTLDIPCACQHVTKVVETVVDMGKVVKVVRSCGIPVPEGMKCGSYTVPPGSR